The proteins below come from a single Ptychodera flava strain L36383 chromosome 6, AS_Pfla_20210202, whole genome shotgun sequence genomic window:
- the LOC139134635 gene encoding protein polybromo-1-like isoform X8: protein MSKRRRSVTSDFRDDESAASSSAAVAAAKKRKRSVTQTVDQADICQELYDTIRNYKDDDGRLLCESFVRVPKRRSLPDYYDVVTTPIDLLKVQQKLKMDEYETIDQLTHDVELMVNNTKAYFKKETQEYQDACDLWDLYVETKNEILEENEELSGGVAGDWESDEETQAKKEPEKTEKPLSSNQVPPESGHSTESSDEPSASSSATITTTTTSTASATSAHEAKAVSEVQDISSVSEAKPEAVLAKPVIATSTDVGNSASEKNTGTSLTESMDTGQGMMQKEIPQKTAAKDMVSEVVSEGSGKSQIKMDIREKFKDVELSNSGEMLEDPITVSGTSHDSSLPMEVSEDTVKEEANTESKKSANTEGALSAVEKPNSEQKKKTVGEVTRGFPRAAKSSHPEEQEGSSRKEEKHTVIKDSVNNGFASEYSEEHKADSGQESDYAMDNPDNPYEQLFTSVMTHKNNEGRYTSLLFRKLPARSAYPEYYDVINNPIDMKIIAKKIKNEQYSSLHGLEKDLLLMVKNAKTFNEPGSQVYKDACTLKKIINGKKAELERMAKDGQIPSKSSERLKARQSTGQNSLSAITAALQISSDEEEDIPYPFKTIEYEEGEESGTDSFLADVGDPLHVLFEAVVSFKNAMGQLVAEPFMRLPNSRAYPDYYEEIKHPMALSKIRTKLKSGKYNSLDELEEDLNLVFNNALHYNMPNSRLYKDAERLQKLMQAKKKELEKFEVKKEEENTVEEEVEEKVKKKKAMSPIASSTDEKKVKRQDSSDTDSQLKKRMMLLYKIIEDYQDENGRYLTDLFMEKPSKKLYPDYYKVISEPIDMITIENNIISDKYTVEQALLADFKLMFNNARHYNEEESQVYRDADTLENLLLTKHKELGPVPAEVAPAPKAKALKKITPKKSTKALTPLAQKLKELYETVSNYKDSHKRVLSTIFQRLPSKSEYPEYYQVIKKPIDMQKIYQRIQCNQYETLDDMVADFLLMFDNACKFNEPDSQIYKDALTLQRILLQKNAELMSDESSGVPDVQMLVREIMTNLYVSVVNHQDEEGRCYSDSLAEIPIEKEEGTDMKRPLDLDVVRRNLDRGRYRRLDRFQDDMFEVFETARKLSRTDSQVYEDAMELQKFLITIRDEICKNGELLLSPALSYTHKHLQNDLDKEKKEKLPKEMKEDQEKREEEKRLQELEAEKEEEQASLATDGVDVKGQTYRVGDFVFLEPLLTNFCHLELNREKNLKPHIVLIEKLWTDDNGEQWLHGNWFYRPDETFHLATRKFLTKEVFKSDYYNSAKVSRVMGKCYVMFVKDYFKTKPEGYAEEDVYVCESRYNAKAKCFKKIKIWSLPSNSTKIVPRDEPLSRVRVASVFADHINKQEEPMETDAMDVLDKEREDIEVEVTNPDDGCTYYEQLNIESGYYKLGDCVYLRSDEDKPYLARIDKMWKDSNGDPWFHGPWYVHPSETEHQPTRMFYKNEVFLSSIEDTNPMRSISGKCAVFAFKDYISSRPTEISEDDVFVCEARYNEAERQIRKLKGLKKFSLANKVIDDEIYFFRKPITPLKEPSPLLQKVSEEQEVETEDKVEEEDTTSEVVPPPPPVVETPVKPKPKRTASGYILFASEIRSQLKQQYPDHSFGELSRVIGTEWRNLEAKQKSAYEERAALQAAAKEEAARNESSMTPGSPASQSAPPAGTLVVYECGWADCDFQYEDLQDLTNHILENSGHLRMLGDNPEYPCMWRGCPRNRKVSQPFPQMARLIRHCKEVHLRVAAKHIYPNQRSRNFFSRQAIRGGLQSASPGPGGRPMTPGSSTGAMMGIVGPPTPVGMQSGMHPGMQGGMQPGISMQASMPGMMPGHQGVPTVSTAMQGMQGVPPHSQPQAMSHGMSPMPNMGNHMGNQGLQMHPGMSPQTAPQGGHPVSQSPMPQSTVMQAQHTQITAAPPQPPAPMFVAVPPKTQRLLHSEAYLRYIEGLRSSHKTVSEWDRNLNAKRQDIPLSHQQKAKLPVHWLANGAGPCGDATKALWTLRDLMLQDSLRLSRSYNINLQSS from the exons ATGTCCAAAAGACGGAGATCTGTGACGTCAGATTTTCGTGACGATGAGTCTGCAGCCTCCTCTTCAGCTGCTGTAGCGGCGgcaaagaaaaggaaaagatcTGTTACTCAAACTGTAGATCAG GCTGACATCTGTCAAGAATTGTATGACACTATCAGAAATTACAAGGATGATGATGGGAGACTGCTGTGCGAATCCTTCGTCAGAGTTCCAAAGCGAAG ATCTTTGCCTGACTACTATGATGTGGTGACAACACCAATTGATCTACTGAAGGTTCAACAGAAGTTGAAGATGGATGAGTATGAAACCATTGATCAGCTCACTCATGATGTAGAACTCATGGTTAATAACACAAAAGCATATTTCAAG AAAGAGACTCAAGAATATCAGGACGCCTGCGATCTTTGGGATCTCTACGTAGAGACCAAGAATGAAATCCTGGAAGAGAATGAGGAACTCAGTGGAGGTGTTGCCGGTGACTGGGAATCTGATGAGGAAACCCAGGCAAAGAAGGAACCAGAGAAAACGGAGAAACCTCTCTCCTCCAACCAAGTCCCACCAGAGTCTGGTCATTCAACTGAGAGTAGTGATGAG CCCTCTGCTTCTAGTTCTGCTACCataactactactactacttccaCTGCTTCTGCTACCTCTGCTCATGAAGCAAAGGCCGTGTCAGAAGTACAAGACATCTCAAGTGTTTCAGAAGCAAAGCCTGAAGCTGTACTTGCCAAGCCAGTGATAGCAACTTCAACTGATGTCGGAAATTCTGCATCAGAAAAAAATACGGGTACTTCGCTGACTGAATCCATGGACACAGGACAGGGAATGATGCAGAAAGAAATCCCACAGAAAACTGCTGCCAAAGATATGGTCAGTGAGGTGGTTTCAGAAGGTAGTGGGAAATCTCAAATCAAGATGGATATCAGAGAGAAATTCAAAGATGTAGAACTGTCTAATTCAGGGGAAATGCTAGAAGACCCAATCACTGTGTCCGGTACTTCTCATGATTCCAGTCTACCAATGGAAGTCAGTGAAGATACTGTCAAGGAAGAAGCCAACACAGAAAGTAAGAAATCAGCCAATACAGAAGGTGCTCTTTCAGCAGTGGAGAAACCTAACAGTGAACAGAAAAAGAAGACAGTTGGGGAAGTCACCAGAGGATTTCCAAGGGCAGCCAAGTCCTCACACCCAGAAGAGCAAGAAGGTAGTTCCAGAAAAGAGGAGAAACATACTGTGATCAAG GATTCAGTCAACAATGGCTTCGCATCTGAATACTCTGAGGAACACAAAGCAGATAGTGGCCAGGAATCAGACTATGCCATGGATAATCCTGACAATCCATACGAACAGTTGTTCACATCGGTGATGACACATAAAAATAATGAGGGCAGATACACCAGTCTTCTCTTCCGAAAACTACCAGCAAGGTCTGCTTATCCTGAGTACTATGATGTCATCAACAACCCTatagatatgaaaattattgcaAAGAAGATCAAG AATGAACAGTACTCTTCTCTACATGGACTGGAGAAAGACTTGCTACTGATGGTAAAGAACGCCAAGACGTTCAATGAACCTGGCTCTCAAGTTTACAAAGACGCCTGCACTTTGAAGAAAATCATCAATGGAAAGAAAGCTGAGCTTGAACGTATGGCAAAAGATGGGCAGATACCGTCTAAATCCAGTGAGAGGCTGAA AGCTCGACAGAGTACAGGACAAAATTCATTATCAGCCATTACAGCTGCCCTACAGATCTCATCtgatgaagaagaagatatCCCATATCCTTTCAAGACTATTGAGTATGAAGAAGGTGAAGAATCTGGAACGGACAGCTTCCTTGCTGATGTTGGTGACCCACTCCATGTGTTATTTGAAGCTGTTGTCAGTTTCAAGAATGCAATGGGTCAGCTAGTTGCTGAGCCTTTCATGAGACTTCCAAACAGCAGAGCGTATCCTGATTACTACGAAGAAATTAAACATCCAATGGCTCTTAGCAAGATCAGAACCAAGTTGAAG TCTGGCAAGTATAATTCCTTGGATGAACTTGAGGAAGACTTGAACTTGGTCTTTAACAATGCCCTACATTACAACATGCCCAACTCAAGACTGTATAAAGATGCAGAAAGATTACAAAAACTAATGCAAGCTAAGAAGAAAGAACTAGAAAAGTTTGAAGTCAAG AAGGAAGAGGAGAATACCGTAGAAGAAGAAGTtgaagaaaaagtgaaaaaaaagaaagccaTGTCACCAATTGCATCCTCAACAGATGAGAAGAAAGTAAAACGTCAGGACAGCTCAGACACAGACAGTCAGTTGAAAAAGAGAATGATGCTGTTGTACAAAATTATTGAAGATTATCAG GATGAAAATGGTCGGTACTTGACAGATCTGTTCATGGAGAAGCCGTCCAAAAAGCTTTATCCAGACTACTACAAAGTCATAAGTGAACCCATTGATATGATTACCATAGAAAATAACATCATCAGTGACAAG TACACTGTTGAGCAAGCTTTGTTGGCTGATTTCAAACTGATGTTTAACAATGCCAGGCATTACAATGAGGAGGAATCACAAGTGTACAGAGATGCTGACACTCTGGAAAACCTTCTCTTAACTAAACACAAAGAGCTGGGACCGGTACCTGCAG AGGTGGCTCCAGCTCCGAAAGCCAAAGCCTTAAAGAAGATAACACCAAAGAAATCTACCAAAGCACTGACACCTCTGGCACAGAAACTCAAAGAATTGTATGAAACAGTGAGCAATTACAAAGACAGCCATAAAAGGGTGCTCtctacaatatttcaaagacTGCCATCCAAAAGT GAATACCCTGAGTACTACCAGGTGATCAAGAAACCCATTGACATGCAGAAGATATACCAGAGAATACAGTGTAATCAGTATGAAACCCTAGATGATATGGTGGCTGACTTTCTGCTCATGTTTGACAATGCATGTAAATTCAATGAACCAGACTCTCAAATCTACAAG GATGCCCTGACTCTACAGAGGATACTCCTACAAAAGAATGCTGAGTTGATGAGTGATGAGTCTTCAGGAGTGCCTGATGTACAGATGCTGGTCCGTGAAATCATGACTAATCTCTATGTGTCAGTGGTAAATCATCAAGATGAGGAGGGCAGGTGTTACAGTGATTCCTTGGCAGAGATTCCAATCGAGAAAGAAGAAGGCACAGATATGAA GAGACCCCTTGACCTTGATGTTGTGAGAAGAAATCTTGACAGAGGCCGGTACAGAAGGTTGGATCGTTTCCAAGATGATATGTTTGAGGTCTTTGAAACTGCTCGCAAACTCAGCCGTACAGATTCCCAG GTATATGAAGATGCCATGGAGCTGCAGAAGTTCCTGATCACAATCCgagatgaaatatgcaagaatGGTGAACTCTTGTTATCCCCAGCTCTCAGCTACACCCACAAACACCTGCAGAATGATCTTgacaaagaaaagaaagagaagCTTCCTAAAGAAATGAAGGAAGACCAAGAGAAAAGAGAGGAAGAGAAGAGGTTGCAGGAATTAGAGGCTGAAAAGGAAGAAGAGCAAGCTAGCTTG GCAACTGATGGTGTTGACGTGAAAGGACAAACATACCGTGTTGGGGACTTTGTGTTCTTGGAACCACT GTTGacaaatttttgtcaccttgaACTTAATAGGGAGAAAAATCTGAAACCACATATCGTTTTGATCGAGAAACTGTGGACAGATGATAATGGAGAGCAATGGTTGCATGGCAACTGGTTCTATAGACCTGATGAAACATTCCACTTGGCAACCAGGAAATTTTTAACAAAG GAGGTGTTTAAGAGCGATTACTACAACAGCGCAAAAGTGAGCAGGGTCATGGGCAAATGTTATGTAATGTTTGTGAAGGATTACTTCAAAACCAAGCCTGAAGGTTATGCTGAGGAagatgtgtatgtgtgtgaatCAAGGTACAATGCCAAGGCCAAATGCTTCAAAAAGATCAAG ATCTGGTCCTTACCATCAAACAGTACCAAGATAGTACCCAGAGATGAGCCCTTGTCTAGGGTCAGAGTGGCATCAGTATTTGCTGACCATATCAATAAACAAGAAGAACCTATGGAAACTGATGCTATGGATGTTCTGGACAAAGAAAGAGAA GATATAGAAGTTGAAGTCACCAATCCAGATGACGGCTGTACATACTATGAACAGCTCAACATAGAATCAGGGTACTACAAGCTTGGAGACTGTGTTTATCTACGCTCTGATGAAGACAAGCCATACTTGGCTAGGATAGACAAAATGTGGAAAGATTCTAA TGGTGATCCATGGTTTCATGGTCCATGGTACGTTCATCCATCCGAGACCGAACACCAGCCAACTCGTATGTTCTACAAGAATGAAGTCTTCCTGAGTTCTATAGAGGATACCAATCCAATGCGTAGTATCAGTGGTAAATGTGCTGTCTTTGCATTCAAAGACTATATCTCAA GTCGACCAACAGAGATTTCAGAGgatgatgtgtttgtgtgtgaagCTCGTTACAACGAAGCAGAGAGACAAATCCGGAAACTTAAGGGTCTCAAGAAGTTCTCACTGGCTAACAAAGTCATTGACGATGAGATCTATTTCTTCAGGAAACCCATCACCCCATTGAAGGAACCTTCACCATTGCTTCAGAAAGTCTCTGAAGAACAGGAGGTGGAAACGGAGGATAAGGTAGAGGAAGAAGATACCACCAGTGAAGTGGTTCCTCCACCACCACCTGTTGTAGAGACACCAGTTAAG CCAAAGCCTAAGAGAACTGCCAGTGGTTACATCCTGTTTGCCAGCGAGATAAGATCCCAACTGAAACAGCAGTATCCAGACCACTCATTTGGAGAGCTCAGCAGGGTCATCGGTACAGAG TGGAGAAATCTAGAAGCCAAGCAGAAATCAGCTTATGAAGAGCGAGCTGCGTTACAGGCTGCTGCCAAAGAAGAAGCAGCCCGTAATGAATCATCCATGACTCCAGGGTCACCTGCCTCACAGTCAGCACCGCCAGCTGGCACCCTGGTAGTCTATGAATGTGGATGGGCCGATTGTGACTTCCAGTATGAAGATTTACAAGACTTGACAAATCACATTTTGGAGAACTCGGGTCATCTTAGAATGCTTG GTGATAATCCAGAATATCCATGTATGTGGCGAGGCTGTCCAAGAAACAGGAAAGTCAGTCA ACCATTTCCCCAAATGGCCAGGTTGATCAGACATTGCAAGGAAGTTCATCTGCGGGTTGCTGCAAAGCATATTTATCCAAATCAAAGAAGCAG GAACTTCTTCTCACGGCAAGCAATACGTGGTGGTTTACAGAGTGCATCACCTGGTCCAGGTGGTCGTCCAATGACACCAGGTAGCAGTACAGGTGCTATGATGGGCATAGTTGGCCCGCCAACTCCCGTAG GTATGCAAAGTGGCATGCATCCAGGCATGCAGGGAGGAATGCAGCCTGGAATAAGTATGCAAGCCAGTATGCCAGGAATGATGCCGGGACACCAAGGAGTGCCCACCGTCAGCACCGCCATGCAAGGTATGCAAGGAGTTCCTCCTCATTCCCAACCTCAGGCAATGAGCCATGGGATgtcacccatgccaaacatggGAAATCACATGGGAAATCAGGGATTGCAAATGCATCCCGGGATGTCTCCACAGACTGCTCCACAAG GTGGTCATCCAGTGAGCCAGTCTCCAATGCCACAGAGTACAGTCATGCAAGCTCAGCACACCCAGATAACAGCTGCACCTCCTCAGCCACCAGCACCAATGTTTGTAGCTGTGCCACCCAAGACACAGAGACTGCTACATTCAGAAGCCTACCTCCG GTATATTGAAGGTTTGCGTTCTAGTCACAAGACAGTTAGTGAATGGGATAGAAACCTGAATGCCAAACGACAAGACATTCCATTATCACACCAACAGAAAGCTAAATTACCAGTTCACTGGCTAGCCAATGGTGCTGGACCATGTGGAGATGCTACAAAGGCTCTCTGGACACTACGTGACCTCATGCTTCAGGATTCCCTCAGGTTGTCAAGATCATATAACAT taATCTTCAATCAAGTTGA